The DNA sequence GCCAGCGGCCATGGTAGATCCAGGTCTCGTCGTCCACGTTCAAAATGCCGTTGGCCTGGCACAGGATCGTGGGGTATTCCTTCCCGGCCACCGGCGTGACCGGAGAATCGTGCCGCGAGATGTAGACATGCTTCTTCACCGGCTCGCGAAAATGGATCCCGTCATTGCTCACCACCAGTCCCAGGTCGCAGGTGGTCCCGCCGACTCCCGCGCCGCCCTGGCGCCAGATGCCGTAAAGACCCACCGCCACCGAGCCGTAGCTGGCCCCGCCGACACCCAGGTGGACCTGGTCGTACTCCCCGGCGGCTCCTCTCGGACCCAGGGTCCGGGGCTCCGGTAATCCGAAGGTCTCGGCCTGGCCCGCCAGCCAGTTTTCGAAGTCGGTGGACACCCAGGCGTAACCCCGGCGTTCGTGCAGCTCTCCCCCCTCACCAAACAGTTTCCCCTGGCCGTGGGCCAGATAGAGCCCGTTGTGCTTGAAGAAGGAGGAGAGCTCGACGAAGACGTCGAGCGGCAGGTCGGGTCTCGCAGTCCAGGTCAATCCGTCGCGACTGGTGGCGGTTCGGAGGGTGGATCGGGCCAACCCGTTCAACTTCGGTTCGGCCCACCGATCCCGCGTAGCGACGGGATTGTAGACCATCTTGTAGCGTCGTTCGGGGTCGGTCTCCTCCTCGTCCTTGATGACCGTGACCCCCATGACCCTGTCGTCGGGCAAACGGATGGCGTTGTTTTCCAGGTTCCCCTTGATGGAGACCTGCTTCAGCGACGGCTTGATCCAACGAATGCCGTCCTCGCTCTCGGCGTAGGCAGCGGGACCCAATTCCAATCCGGAAGGCCGGGCGCCCAAACGGACCGGGTAGTACCACATGCGAAATCTGCCCTCGTCCACCATCACCGTCCCGTAGAAATGGGCCGCCAACTGGTCGGCCGCGACGGGGTCGTCGCCACTGGGGACCAGCACCGGATCCTTTCGGACCTGCGGCCGGGACAGGTAGTAGCAGAGGTTGCGCCGGAAGGGGAGCAGGTGGTCGTCGATGGCCAATAGAACGGTGTCCGGATGCCGTTGGGGCGCCGGTTCGACACCGCAGGCGAAACCGAAGGCTACTGCGCCGCAGAATAGGCTCGCGGCGGATCGGAGAATCATCCGCTTGAGTTTCCCCATTTTGAATGGAGATGGCAATCTCGTCCGCTGAGTTGCAGGCCCGATAGAATGCCAAAACGACCTTTTGCCTCCGGCTGAACGCCTGTTTCGGGTAGATTTCCGATGTGAGGCGACTCAGATGCTTGTCACGCAACCTTGAAAGAAGCTAGAATTGAAAGCAATGAAGGCACTTCTATGCAGGCACTTCCCATGGCACAACTAACTGTTCGGAACGTCACCCAGCAAGTGGTTCGTGCTCTTAAGCGGAGGGCTGCGGCCCATGGCCGATCCGCTGAAGCCGAACACAGGGAGATTTTGCGTCGGGCGCTGCTCGAAAGAGATGAGAACTTCGCCTCCCGCGCCAAGAACCTACGACAACGTCTTCGATCCTCCGTCGACAGCACCGAGGTCATCAGGGCCGACCGGGATCGGGACACTTCGGAATGAAGGGCTATGTCGTCGATGCGAGCATCGTTGTGAAATGGTTCGTGGAGGAAAAATGGTCCGACGAGGCATCGAGCCTGCTGGAAGCCAAAGCCACACTGATCGCTCCGGAACTCCTGTTTGCCGAAGTTTCCAACGCGCTTTGGGCCATGCGCCGCCGCGGCGATATCGACAGCGCCGATCTTGCCGATGCTATCGATGCGTTGAGAGCGGTTCCGGTCGCGGTACCCTTCTCGATGCGCCAGCTTGCCGCCGCGGCAGCCCGGCTTGCGGTCGATCTCGACCATCCGGTCTACGACTGCTTCTATCTCGCGCTTGCGGTTCAGGAACAATACCCTGTGATCACCGCCGATGCGCGATTCCACCACAAAGTGCGGGATCACCCATACCTTTCGGACCGGATCATGCACTTGGCAAGTTTGGCCTGACTGCGAGTCTGTGGGGTGAAGACCACCACTCCGTTACTCCCATTCCCGGCTTGACCTTGCCTCCGGTTCGGGCCTAAACTGCTTGAAACCAGGATGATCTTCTCCTATTCCAAATCGAGATCAGCGACCTCGTTGCTCCTCGTCCTGACACTGACCCTCGCAGTCGTCTGGGCCGGCCCCAAGGAAAAGGACGCCTCCAGCGAAGAGGCCGTCGACTACTACAACAAGTGGTTGAATGACACGGTCGTCCACATCATCGCCCATGATGAGCGGGCGGTCTTCGAGAAGCTGACCAGTCCCGAGGAGAAGGAGAACTTCATCGAACAATTCTGGCGTCGCCGGGATCCCGACCCGCGCACCATGATCAACGAGTTCAAGGAGGAGCACTACCGCCGGATCGCCTATGCCGACGATCACTTCTCCAGCGGCCTCGCGGGCCGGAATACGGATCGGGGCCGAATCTACATCATGCACGGTCCGCCGGCCGAAATCGAGAGCTTTCCTGCCGGCGGCCGCTACGACAGGACTCTGGAAGAAGGACTCGGCACCACCATCGTCTTTCCCTTTGAGCGCTGGCGCTACCGGAACCTGGAGGGCATCGGATCGAACATCATCATCGAGTTTGTCGACCAGTCCATGACGGGAGACTACAAGCTCGCCTACCACCCCGACGAAAAGGACCTGATGGACGACAAGGGATTCGGGGGCATGAAGTGGGCCGAGGTACAAGGATGGACCGACAGGTCCGAGCGCTGGCTCAGGCACGGTTACCCCATGATGGACACGAGCGGCGCCGGCGACTGGCTCCAGGTGCAGAAGTATTTCGACCGGCTCCGCGTCACTACCGCCACCATGGGACAGACCAAGGGCAAGTACGACGACCTGAAAAAGTTCGTGAGGACCCGTGTCTCGTATGAGCCGCTTCCCTTTCGGCTCAGGAACGACCAGTTGGAGCTGAATGGCGAGGAAGTTCTGGTGCTGCTGACGCTGGAAGTGCCCAAGAAGGAGCTCAACTTCAAACCGGGCGGTGCGGACACGGCTACGGCCACGCTGGACCTGTACGGGGTGGTGACCAACATGACCAACCAGCATGTGGCCGAGATCGACCAGGAGATCGCCGTCCACGTGGCCACGGACGAGTTGGCGGGAGGGCTGAACGACCTCTCCCTGCACCAGGTGGTCCTTGCCCTGGACAGGGGGCAGCGCTGCAAGCTGGAACTCTTTCTGCAGGACCTGGAGAGTGGAAAGGTGGGCAGCAAGACCCTGGCGATCAATCCTTTTCGACCCCGGGATGAAGGTCTGGGAGCCAGTACCCTGCTGCTGTCGGATCACGTGAGACAGTTGGGTTACGTCCCGGAGCAATACGAGATGTTCGTCATGGGAGACCTGGTGATCCGCCCCAGTGTCTCAAGGAGTTTCGACGGCGAGAATCCGCTATGGGTTTACCTGGAAATCTATGGATTGGAACTGGACTCAGCCTCCAGCAAACCCTCCATCAAGGCGGACTACTTCATCCTTAAAGACGGTCAGATCGTCTTCGAGATCCACGACTCCCTGGGCAAGTCGGTCTACTTCTCCTCCAATCGCCGCACCATGTTGCTGCAACGGTTTCCCCTGGACCGGCTGCAACCGGGGAAGTACACACTCAGTGCGCAGATCGCAGACCGGATCGGAGGAAACAGCACCAGCCGCGAGGAAAAGTTTACTATTCTGAAGCCGGCCGTCGACGCCGGCCAAGCTCAGGTGTTGAAACGCTGACCAGGATTGGAGGAACGAATTTTTGGGCGGTCCATCGTCTTCGCCCGGTGCCGTTTCTTTGGTCTGTTGATTTGGCGATCGGCGGCTGGAAAGCCGCCGGTCCGGGCGACAAGAATGTCGCCGCTCCAGACGCCGCTCCTACTATTCAGTCTTCGGCATTTGTCTCAGCGCGTCCAGGAGCGCCCGGGCATCATCGGCGGTAGAACTCTGGGGGGCGAGTTCCAGGTGTTTTTCCAGATGTTCCAGGGCTTGGGCCAGCCTATCTTCCTGAAGTAGCAGAACGCCGACGTAGTAGTGTGCATCTGCGTGTTGGGGGTCGGCGGCGAGGGTTTCTCGCAAAGCCTCCATGGCTTGCGCTTCTCTCCCCGAGTTGAGGTGGTTCACGGCGATGAAGTATTGGGATTTCGCCGTTTCCTTGGGGTCCTGATCCCCGGTCA is a window from the Acidobacteriota bacterium genome containing:
- a CDS encoding type II toxin-antitoxin system VapC family toxin, with product MKGYVVDASIVVKWFVEEKWSDEASSLLEAKATLIAPELLFAEVSNALWAMRRRGDIDSADLADAIDALRAVPVAVPFSMRQLAAAAARLAVDLDHPVYDCFYLALAVQEQYPVITADARFHHKVRDHPYLSDRIMHLASLA
- a CDS encoding GWxTD domain-containing protein; this translates as MIFSYSKSRSATSLLLVLTLTLAVVWAGPKEKDASSEEAVDYYNKWLNDTVVHIIAHDERAVFEKLTSPEEKENFIEQFWRRRDPDPRTMINEFKEEHYRRIAYADDHFSSGLAGRNTDRGRIYIMHGPPAEIESFPAGGRYDRTLEEGLGTTIVFPFERWRYRNLEGIGSNIIIEFVDQSMTGDYKLAYHPDEKDLMDDKGFGGMKWAEVQGWTDRSERWLRHGYPMMDTSGAGDWLQVQKYFDRLRVTTATMGQTKGKYDDLKKFVRTRVSYEPLPFRLRNDQLELNGEEVLVLLTLEVPKKELNFKPGGADTATATLDLYGVVTNMTNQHVAEIDQEIAVHVATDELAGGLNDLSLHQVVLALDRGQRCKLELFLQDLESGKVGSKTLAINPFRPRDEGLGASTLLLSDHVRQLGYVPEQYEMFVMGDLVIRPSVSRSFDGENPLWVYLEIYGLELDSASSKPSIKADYFILKDGQIVFEIHDSLGKSVYFSSNRRTMLLQRFPLDRLQPGKYTLSAQIADRIGGNSTSREEKFTILKPAVDAGQAQVLKR